In Vicia villosa cultivar HV-30 ecotype Madison, WI linkage group LG7, Vvil1.0, whole genome shotgun sequence, the DNA window gcaagtagagatctaggttaaaacttcttgattgatgattggtatgcaaatgatgcgtgatcttagggtcaaaaattggggtatgacacacgccCCTTACGAATCTCTCTAAGCACTCAAATGCACAACCAACTatcgtgactaacaatacaatgcacaagccaactgcaagTGACTAACACTTAGATAATAAACCGTTCagggatctccacgagatataacgtttATTTACCTAGAAACCTCCAAGAGTCTAGCAGGAACTCTTGGCCCTCTCAAGTATCCATATCAGTAGGATACTTAAGGATACCAATTCTATCGTGAATTAAGTTTCTGGAGAATTGCAGGAGTACTTCTTAATCAAGTAGATTTTCTCTTTCTCACTTTTAATTTTTCTTCACATAGACACATAGTAGTGAATTTTTACACTCATATTAGATCATCACATATTTCATATATGATTCGCCTCTCATGTGTATTTTTTGTGCTCTTTATGCAGCTCTACAGCATACTTTCAAGTTCAAAGTTTGCTCTTTATATAGGCTTGGTATAATACCGTTGGAGCATATCCGTTGAAGCATATTTGATAaatagcatttaatgctttgcctCGATTGAATCATGAAATACATATTTCCAAGGCAAATCTTATCTTTAGGGATAATTATTGTTGGTAGCGTGTTATCTTCATTTtcattcttccaaaatatcatcAAACACATTGGATTGGTTTAACACATTAATGTCATTGTTTGAACCCGCAATACCAAAAAATGCATGCCAAATCCATAAGTCTTGTGATTGCCACTACTTCAAGCATGATTGTGGGTTTACCATGATCACCTCGACAAAACTGTTATTTCAATGCAACAAGACAATTTTTCCATTCCCAATGCATACAATCAATAGAACCTAGCATGCCTGGAAATCCACGTGACTCCCCCATTTGTATAAGATGTTCAAAATCATTGGTATTAGGCCTTCTCAAATACTCAACCCCAAATGCCTCATTCACGCCCCTTACGAATCTCTCTAAGCACTCAACTGCACTGCTTTCACCAATTCGAACATATTCATCTACAATGTCAGTGGAAGATCCATACGCCAACATACAAATAGCAGAGGTGCATTTTTACAATGGTGAAATACCCATTTTACCAGTTGCATTGACCCTCATTTGAAAATATTCATCATGATTTCCAAGGGTTCTACAATTAAAAGAAACACATGCCTATGCATTCTGAACCTTCTACGAAATTGGGCACCCGTGTATATTGGATTTTCTGAGAAGTAGTCATTGAATAATTGTCTATGCCCTTCTTCACGACTACGATCAATCACTGATCTTCTTTTTAGCCTAGCGGAACTTCCGGATTGACGCTCCTTCTCTAGCATTGACAATACTAGTTCTTCATCTGTGTTGTCCATTATTTCTTCTTCAATCACGTCCCAAAAAAGTTTATTGAATTGTTTGAATCCATTAAACTGAAATAACGGTGATAGAAATATGATAGAAGAATGAGAGAATGGTgatagaaaagtgagagaagaatgaaagtatatatatatatataagactagtttgaataacggctagtttgaatataATAATACTAGAACATTGCATCTTATTACAATAGGTGTTAATACATAACAAGTACtacataatatttaaatataataatactaGGACATTGCATCTTATTaccatccatatttttcttttagCTTGTTACCATGCTTTTTATGAAATTCACGTTGACTATCATTGATCTTAGAAGTGTCTGACATGATAAATTACATTGCTTCAAAATCCATCTTTTCCTTGACTAATTTGTTTTCTTCCTCCTTAAGTTGTGCTAGATTTTCCATTActccaaattttttattttgtgcATCATGCATAACACTAGAAGGTGGTTTAgctgcatttgcattttcatttgtCTTACCCTTTCTTTTTGTTGCCTTTTGTCCCATTGGATGCTCCATTGGAGATGATGAGTTAAACTCATAACTTGAAGGTGTCTCTGAGTTAGGTGATGATGTATATGTACCACTAGCAAAAAAAGTTGTTCTCTTTGTAGAATTTTTGGTGGCTTCCCCCATCCatttaggttcatcttttaaAATCCGCCATACATACTCAAGATTGAATGGTGCACCTTCATCTTAAGCAAAAAAAAGCATGTACGATGTCTAAGACATCTTTCTCCGATGCTCCACTTTTCCTTCCATTAACATCTTGTTTGTAACacccaaatttttttttttaacaagactGTTTGTTCGATGCCATCGACATTTTAATTGGTCGTGTTGCTTTTCTCGCGACTGCCCACGGTATTGGTTATAATTGGCAATGATTCTTAACCAAAAACTGTCGGTTTTTTTATCAACTCCCACTATTggatctgttgcaccccaattttttaccactgagatcccaccatagcttaaatattaggatcatcattatcatcattatcatcatgcatttatcatttgctaactaaaaatacaaaaaaaaaattgtttgttgcttgtgtcttaAGGCAGGGGACTGATCAAGAGAAAActgaacaaattagggttttgaggcccacaaatgAGTTCAACATTCTTCTATGATAAAAAGGGTTATCCAATCAATATCAAGGCCCAAGGATaggtcaatgcaagatcaatcacctccaagttcatcagaagctccaattagggtttttgacctaatttctatagagggttgacttttaatcaggagatggttccaagactcaaaatatgattcaagggcatccaaatcaacattataatccatccacatcattcatttgaagaggagagcttgattcatttgaaaatcaaaagagagtcattcatttggaaaaaagtcaactgtgcaagtcaacctttgacttttgaagaaaatagtcaaccatggacttttaagggtccaaatcatcatcatatggatattgaagacatttgatcaaataaaatccaaagaattcatcaagaataaaaaagtcaacaaaaatttaagtgcattttgacctagttcatggatctcaaaattttacttacacactcaaaaatctcccaacatgaaagttgtagatcttggcaaaacaaacaacttatcacattggaaCTTTTATCAAAAAGTGATTATTTATAAGTGATTTTGAGCAAAcaaggtttatgttcaaaaaacttagaaaattttctaagtgttttacctAGTTTTTCCTccactttatggccatttttatCACTTATAAAATTACACAGTATATAAACTTTCAGATCCCCACAAGAATACTCCATGGTATGTGATCGGTCACGATTCTCACTATGTCTTTGTCACTTTCCTGATGATAATCCAGGTATTTTGCACTGCTTAATGTCATAGTGTAGTCTTTTTAATCTGTTTAAGTAATTATGTTTGTTTTTGCAAGTTTTATCCGTTTGTTAGTTTTCGAGTTTGTTttcccattttatgcgttggtttggttgtttaatgGTATTTCAGATCTAGGAGATTCTTCACTCGACACAGTGCAAGAAGTGTCGGAGGTAAAGAGCAAGACAAAGAAGAAAGGATAAaatcagtggtgcaacacgggcgcccgtgttgagtaacacgacccgtgttgctaggCATGCAAGCaagaagaaaaagtgaaaaagcagtggtgcaacacgggcacccgtgttgcctaacacgacccgtgttgctgctACTGAGCGCAAAATTGTTTTTAGAGGATCCAgaggaccaacacgggcacccgtgttggcttgttacgctgattttcatgtttttatgatttttaatcaaaaagtgatccagaagggcgttttggtactttccgacttaaaaagaagggtttgcaatATATAGTGAAGGATGGAGAAGAGAAGCGGTATATTTTTACAACCAAAGGAATTGAATCTGAAGCAGAGCAACGTATGAGATTATTGGAGAAGAgagatcattcatgagcaagagcaattgaagatcacaaattccccaattatctgtaatgtttaactttgatacttttgaatttcttttgaacaatatgagtagctaaaccccccaatgctaggggggtgtccctgatttggtttgtaatgactttgatattctgatttgatcgacttcatgtttatgttattcaattcaGTTTTATACCGTTTTTAATGCCTTCTTTATTGGACCAATAAAGATTGTTCTATGATTAACAATTTGCCGGCTcgcaattgttaaggtttgtattaaattgaaccatagtagatatcacctaggactagggataccctatggtcactaagaAATCTTGATAGAAAATAAGCTTGGTTTTATCTGttatctctaaggacttaggtttatagataaaaaccaaaggtttgcccaataaggatttaggggcaaacactctaaagatttagtaattgaatatcatgaacttgttgaaaagatctcaaataaggattcagggttattacagagcaaattacacaccttgccttggcatttactcatattagtgaaaaaggcttaaatttactttctgctatttttatttttaatttagaaactataactcaatcaaaaacaccagttgactttttatttaattgaatcattataaaacttatattccaacgcagtcctcgagatcgatacttggttttaaccttttattactactttgtaaaaatagtacacttgctatttttctgatcaagtttttggcgccgttgccggggactgccaaatataagttaaataataattcaattgaatttttgttgctctgcaaccaaaATTTTATGTTCTGTTATTTGAATTGCTCGTACTAatattcatctaatctttgtatgcgaggtaagacctcaactgaacttctttttaacgcagaaccagaaagattatTTCGAGCAAGACGCCGAGAAGCTAAACAAAGAGAACTGGAAGCAAAAGAAGAACCGCTGATAGTTTCAGATCCCGAAACAGAGAAGACTAATTCAATCCattctgagcattcagattcTGAACCTGAAACTATGGCCGAAGACCCACCTCCTGTGGAAAggcttttaggtgattatggaagagcaAATGCACCTCTTGGCCCGATGACATttgttaaccaaccggtcaatgtttCCCATTTTCAGCTACACCCGGCAACAATAAGACAACTAGAAAAGAAACCATTCTCTGGAaggatcaatgaagatgcaaataagcacttacaaaggtttcttactatgacaacgtcattaaagatagaggggcattctgaagaagccaagaaattggtgatgtttccaTTTACATTGTCAGacgatgctgaagagtggttttactctttacctgttggaagtatcacaacttggcaacaaatggagacaacatttctgaatgaatattttccagcttctgtgtatatccgcaaAAGATATGATATAGTCAATTTCAagcagaaggaaggagaatcacttggagatgcatataagagattcaagcatggttgcatgtcctactcataacatggatgcaaccgaacaaatgcagaattttgtgaatggtctTAAGCTTAAGACTAAACAACTAATTGATAcagctgctggtggttcaacgaATTTTAAAACAGCCACTGAGATAATGAAGATCATTGATGCTACTGCAGCAAACGAACACTTAGAGCTGTATGACCGCAGTGTAAATCAACCAGAAGGGTTAGTTGATTTGAAGTTGACGAATCAAGTTGTTAAGATGGAAGAGCAGATCGCAGCTGAAGTTGAGCGTAGAATAAAACAAATGGCTCTTGAAAAACAAACGGTGGCTTAAGTTCAGCCGGTTCAACCGATTCAAGCAGTGAgttgtgaaatatgtggaggacctcacTTTGCCGTGCATTGTGTGGTAACAGCCCAGCAGGTGGAAGAAATCAACTTTTTGAAACAGAACAACCCTTACTTTAATACTTAccatccagggtggaagaatcatccgaaTTTCTCCTGGAAAGATAAACAAGGGAACGTTCCAAAACAAGGGGCTGCTCCTTATCAAAGTCTtccacaacaacaacagcaatatcggccacca includes these proteins:
- the LOC131618846 gene encoding uncharacterized protein LOC131618846 — protein: MDNTDEELVLSMLEKERQSGSSARLKRRSVIDRSREEGHRQLFNDYFSENPIYTDEYVRIGESSAVECLERFVRGVNEAFGVEYLRRPNTNDFEHLIQMGESRGFPGMLGSIDCMHWEWKNCLVALK